One Pseudoalteromonas sp. UG3-2 DNA window includes the following coding sequences:
- the panC gene encoding pantoate--beta-alanine ligase produces MQTISEIKSLRSQVKAWRQQGLSIAFVPTMGNLHRGHYSLVEKAKTLADKVVVSIFVNPMQFGANEDLDSYPRTLEQDQQGLAELDTDIVFTPTVATIYPYGLASQSFVDVPGVSEDHCGGARPGHFRGVATIVTKLFNLVQPDFACFGEKDFQQLQVIKTMVKDLSMPIEVIGVPTQREVSGLAMSSRNGYLSDAEKETAKVLYQTLKSAAETLSSGNKDFAAIKQQAVETLTSAGLTPDYFNICHRDTLKPATLKDTQLVILAAAYLGKVRLIDNIQVSV; encoded by the coding sequence ATGCAAACAATTTCTGAAATTAAATCACTGCGCAGCCAGGTAAAAGCATGGCGTCAGCAGGGGCTAAGCATCGCCTTCGTGCCAACCATGGGTAACCTCCATCGTGGTCACTACTCCTTGGTTGAAAAAGCGAAAACACTGGCAGATAAAGTGGTTGTGAGTATTTTTGTTAACCCTATGCAGTTTGGCGCTAACGAAGACTTAGATAGCTACCCAAGAACATTAGAGCAAGATCAGCAAGGTCTTGCCGAACTCGATACCGACATTGTATTTACTCCCACAGTGGCCACCATTTACCCTTATGGTTTAGCTAGTCAAAGCTTTGTTGATGTTCCAGGCGTATCCGAAGATCACTGCGGCGGTGCGCGACCAGGCCACTTCAGAGGGGTTGCCACCATAGTGACGAAGCTGTTCAACTTGGTGCAACCTGACTTTGCCTGCTTTGGTGAGAAAGACTTTCAGCAGCTGCAAGTCATCAAAACCATGGTAAAAGATTTATCCATGCCAATCGAAGTCATTGGCGTACCGACTCAACGCGAAGTGTCTGGCTTAGCAATGAGCTCACGCAATGGCTATTTGAGCGATGCTGAGAAGGAGACCGCTAAAGTACTCTATCAAACCTTAAAGTCTGCTGCAGAAACACTGAGCTCAGGCAATAAAGACTTCGCGGCCATCAAGCAACAGGCAGTAGAAACCTTAACCAGTGCAGGACTCACACCAGATTATTTTAATATTTGCCACAGGGATACCTTAAAGCCTGCTACACTAAAAGACACACAATTGGTTATTCTCGCTGCGGCCTACCTAGGCAAGGTGCGACTAATCGATAACATTCAAGTCTCCGTGTAG
- the panB gene encoding 3-methyl-2-oxobutanoate hydroxymethyltransferase, with translation MAKITVSTLAKMKREGTKITSLTAYDASFAKLFYDHGVDVILVGDSLGMVLQGGDDTLAVSTNDVAYHTRCVRAGSRELFVIADMPFMSYPNPEKACENAAQLMRAGANMVKLEGGEWLHDSIKALTQQGIPVCGHLGLTPQSVHVFGGFKIQGRDSQQAQKMINDAKALEQAGAQLLVIECVPSALAKQITDAVSIPVIGIGAGKETDGQILVMHDLVGISAGYIPKFSKNFLTETGNMPDAVKKFCDDVKSGAFPAAEHEFN, from the coding sequence ATGGCAAAAATCACCGTCTCTACACTTGCCAAAATGAAACGCGAAGGAACTAAAATCACTTCCTTAACCGCCTACGACGCAAGTTTTGCGAAATTATTTTACGACCATGGCGTCGACGTCATATTGGTTGGGGACTCTTTGGGCATGGTGCTGCAAGGGGGTGATGACACCTTAGCCGTTTCCACCAATGACGTGGCTTATCATACTCGCTGTGTTCGCGCAGGGAGTCGCGAGCTTTTTGTTATCGCCGATATGCCATTTATGAGTTATCCCAATCCAGAAAAAGCGTGTGAGAATGCAGCTCAACTGATGCGCGCCGGTGCCAACATGGTCAAACTAGAAGGCGGTGAGTGGCTTCATGATAGTATTAAGGCGCTAACGCAACAAGGGATCCCAGTGTGCGGCCACCTTGGTCTCACACCGCAATCGGTGCATGTTTTTGGCGGCTTTAAAATTCAAGGTCGCGACTCACAGCAAGCACAAAAAATGATTAATGATGCCAAAGCATTAGAACAAGCAGGGGCACAGCTATTGGTGATTGAATGCGTCCCCTCGGCTCTCGCCAAACAAATTACCGATGCCGTTTCTATCCCTGTAATTGGCATTGGCGCAGGTAAAGAGACCGATGGTCAAATTTTGGTAATGCATGATTTAGTGGGTATTTCTGCAGGCTATATACCTAAGTTCTCGAAAAACTTCTTAACCGAAACCGGTAACATGCCAGATGCCGTGAAAAAATTCTGTGATGACGTTAAGTCAGGCGCCTTCCCTGCGGCTGAGCATGAGTTTAATTAA
- the folK gene encoding 2-amino-4-hydroxy-6-hydroxymethyldihydropteridine diphosphokinase has protein sequence MNIAYIGLGANLAEPQAQLQRALAVLKSHPELELKTHSRLYGSKPMGPQDQPDYVNAVAQVATKLEAEALLDVLQQIEQQHGRVRKAERWGPRTLDLDILLFNQAIINTPRLTIPHYGMAEREFVVYPLLEIAPELTLPNGTKLQSLSATLPLNGLEAL, from the coding sequence ATGAATATCGCGTATATCGGTCTTGGTGCCAATTTAGCAGAGCCACAAGCGCAACTCCAGCGCGCCTTGGCGGTGCTTAAGAGTCACCCTGAGCTCGAGCTAAAAACACACTCGCGCTTATATGGTTCAAAGCCAATGGGCCCTCAGGATCAACCTGACTATGTCAATGCGGTGGCTCAGGTTGCCACTAAGCTCGAAGCCGAAGCGCTGCTTGATGTGTTACAGCAAATAGAACAACAGCATGGTCGCGTGCGCAAAGCGGAACGTTGGGGACCTCGTACGCTAGATTTAGATATACTGTTATTTAACCAAGCAATCATCAACACACCACGGCTGACCATTCCTCATTACGGCATGGCAGAACGTGAATTTGTGGTCTATCCCTTGTTGGAGATAGCACCTGAGTTAACCTTGCCCAACGGCACTAAGTTACAATCACTCAGTGCAACTTTGCCGCTCAATGGGCTTGAAGCCTTATAA
- the pcnB gene encoding polynucleotide adenylyltransferase PcnB, translating into MVSGKGDDMVVSANPNPAIIPRSEHGISRKHFSPNAIKVLYRLKDGGYDAYLVGGCIRDILLGIEPKDFDVVTNATPEQVKKLFRNCRLIGRRFRLAHIVFGREVIEVATMRGHHQVDDSSNNISKASEHGQLLRDNVYGSIEEDAERRDFTINALYYSINDFSLRDFAGGVEAIKARKIELIGDPQTRYREDPVRMLRAVRFATKLDMTIAEPTRAPIKELAPLLGHIPAARLFEETLKLFLNGKAQANFLQLREFGLFGQLFPALESILTRPESDFERQFIANMFANTDERINTGKKVTPAFIYAALLWFPILERSQALKADGMNDHDAFMQAVNQVLADNAKQVAVPKRFTLGARDIWHIQQRLDRRSGQRAYRLSQQPRFKAAYDFLLLRVESGEQQQQELANWWSEYLKQDVNGQKEMVRNLGGQGKPKRRPRRKPRRKPKEE; encoded by the coding sequence ATGGTATCTGGAAAAGGCGATGATATGGTGGTATCAGCCAACCCAAACCCTGCGATAATTCCTCGTAGCGAGCATGGCATATCTCGTAAACACTTCAGTCCCAACGCCATTAAGGTGCTCTACCGTCTTAAAGATGGCGGTTACGATGCTTACCTAGTGGGTGGCTGTATTCGTGATATTTTACTTGGTATTGAGCCAAAAGATTTTGACGTCGTTACCAACGCCACTCCTGAACAAGTCAAAAAGCTGTTTCGCAATTGTCGCCTGATCGGCAGACGTTTTCGTCTTGCCCATATTGTTTTTGGTCGTGAAGTCATCGAAGTGGCGACCATGCGCGGCCACCATCAGGTTGACGATTCTAGCAACAACATCAGTAAAGCCAGTGAGCATGGTCAACTACTGCGCGATAATGTTTATGGCAGCATAGAAGAAGATGCAGAACGTCGCGACTTCACTATTAATGCCTTATATTACTCCATTAATGACTTTTCTTTGCGCGACTTTGCCGGTGGCGTTGAAGCGATCAAAGCCAGAAAAATCGAGCTAATTGGCGATCCACAAACACGCTACCGCGAAGACCCCGTGCGTATGCTAAGGGCGGTGCGCTTTGCCACTAAGCTGGACATGACCATTGCAGAACCAACGCGAGCGCCGATTAAAGAATTAGCGCCCTTGTTAGGTCACATCCCTGCGGCACGATTGTTTGAAGAAACGCTAAAGCTGTTTTTGAACGGTAAAGCACAAGCCAACTTTTTACAGTTACGTGAATTTGGCCTATTCGGACAGTTATTTCCAGCCCTAGAGAGCATTTTAACTCGACCTGAAAGCGACTTTGAACGCCAGTTTATTGCAAACATGTTTGCCAATACCGATGAGCGCATCAATACCGGCAAAAAGGTGACGCCTGCCTTTATCTATGCGGCTTTATTGTGGTTCCCTATTTTAGAGCGAAGCCAAGCATTAAAGGCCGATGGCATGAACGATCACGATGCCTTTATGCAAGCGGTTAACCAGGTGCTTGCTGACAATGCCAAGCAAGTCGCCGTACCAAAACGCTTTACATTAGGCGCCAGAGATATTTGGCATATTCAACAGCGTTTAGATAGACGCTCAGGCCAACGTGCTTATCGTCTTAGTCAGCAGCCACGCTTTAAGGCTGCTTACGACTTCTTATTATTACGGGTAGAAAGTGGCGAGCAGCAACAGCAAGAGCTGGCAAACTGGTGGAGCGAGTATTTAAAGCAAGACGTCAACGGCCAAAAAGAAATGGTCAGAAACCTTGGCGGTCAAGGTAAGCCGAAGCGCCGCCCACGCCGTAAACCTAGACGTAAACCGAAAGAAGAGTAA
- the gluQRS gene encoding tRNA glutamyl-Q(34) synthetase GluQRS: MSPSTMPSGSYRGRFAPSPSGPLHFGSLIAAVASYLDARSNQGSWLVRIEDIDTPRVVAGADRDILHTLEAFALTWDEQPVYQSQRHTLYQDYLEHLHDSGLVYACQCTRKQIKAMGGHYNNHCRALSLPWQDNALRLQQHFPVTQFQDAILGDINVPPELASEDYIIKRRDGLFAYQLVVVIDDIAQQISHVVRGADLVEPTARQISLFRQLQQPEPLYAHVPLAVAKPGFKLSKQNHAPAIDKQQPLPTLHAAMRYLNIAVGELADYHNCQQLLEHATTLFCRNSIPKVQEIQLNSTEKGQFSFQPLYPSTSI; this comes from the coding sequence ATGTCCCCAAGCACAATGCCCTCAGGGAGCTATCGTGGTCGATTTGCTCCCTCGCCCTCCGGGCCGTTACATTTTGGCTCGCTCATTGCGGCCGTTGCCAGCTATTTGGATGCCCGCAGCAATCAAGGCAGCTGGTTAGTTAGGATTGAAGACATTGATACCCCTCGAGTCGTTGCCGGTGCCGACCGCGATATTCTTCATACGTTAGAAGCCTTTGCACTAACTTGGGATGAACAACCCGTTTATCAGTCACAGCGTCACACTCTCTACCAAGACTACTTAGAACACTTGCATGACTCTGGCCTAGTGTATGCCTGTCAGTGCACTAGAAAGCAGATAAAAGCCATGGGCGGGCATTATAATAACCACTGCAGAGCTCTATCCTTACCATGGCAGGACAATGCCCTACGCTTGCAACAGCACTTTCCTGTAACGCAGTTCCAAGATGCCATCTTAGGTGATATCAATGTACCACCTGAATTAGCCAGTGAAGACTATATTATTAAGCGCCGAGATGGCCTATTTGCTTATCAACTGGTGGTCGTCATTGATGACATTGCGCAGCAAATAAGTCATGTGGTGCGCGGTGCCGATTTAGTTGAACCCACAGCAAGGCAAATAAGTTTATTTCGCCAACTTCAGCAACCCGAGCCTTTGTATGCCCATGTGCCTTTGGCCGTTGCCAAACCTGGTTTTAAACTGTCAAAGCAAAACCACGCTCCAGCAATTGACAAGCAACAGCCACTGCCAACCCTTCATGCCGCTATGCGCTATCTTAATATTGCCGTGGGCGAGCTGGCTGATTACCATAATTGCCAGCAGTTGCTAGAACACGCCACAACCCTGTTTTGCCGTAACAGCATCCCTAAAGTGCAAGAAATTCAGCTAAACTCAACTGAAAAGGGTCAATTCAGTTTTCAACCTCTGTATCCTAGTACTTCAATTTAG
- the dksA gene encoding RNA polymerase-binding protein DksA produces MPDQKKLGLLAQAGLEPYQEKPGEEYMNDAQRAHFKAILEAWRSDLRNEVDRTKTHMQDEAANFPDPVDRAAQEEEFSLELRTRDRERKLIKKIEKTLQLIEDDDFGFCESCGIEIGIRRLEARPTADLCVDCKSLAEIKEKQQGRG; encoded by the coding sequence ATGCCAGACCAGAAAAAACTAGGGTTATTGGCTCAAGCCGGGTTAGAACCTTATCAAGAAAAGCCAGGCGAAGAATATATGAATGACGCACAACGTGCGCATTTCAAAGCGATTTTAGAAGCATGGCGTTCAGATCTACGTAATGAAGTCGATCGCACTAAGACGCACATGCAAGATGAAGCGGCGAACTTTCCTGATCCTGTGGACCGTGCAGCACAAGAAGAAGAGTTTTCTCTTGAACTGCGTACTCGCGACCGCGAGCGTAAACTAATCAAGAAGATTGAAAAAACGTTACAACTTATCGAAGACGATGACTTTGGTTTTTGCGAGTCATGTGGCATCGAAATTGGCATTCGTCGTCTAGAAGCGCGACCCACTGCTGACCTGTGCGTGGATTGTAAATCTTTAGCCGAGATTAAAGAAAAGCAACAAGGCAGAGGTTAA
- the sfsA gene encoding DNA/RNA nuclease SfsA — MKFSSKLRPATLIKRYKRFLVDLQDDQNSVFTVHCANTGRMTNCADSGFKAYYSSSDNPKRKYPHSLELTQDKAGNFICVNTAMANKVVVEALQQQRIAALSGYSELTTEVKYGAENSRIDVLLSQPSTTAEPEHCYIEVKSVTLLENQQGYFPDAQTQRGQKHLRELIHIKQQGHRAVLLFAALHTGINSVKPAAHIDSKYAQLIQEALAAGVEIMAYRATIDDTQVILSQQIPFYSG; from the coding sequence ATGAAGTTTTCTAGTAAATTGCGCCCAGCAACATTAATTAAGCGCTACAAACGCTTTTTAGTCGACTTACAAGATGACCAAAATAGCGTTTTTACCGTTCATTGTGCCAATACCGGCCGCATGACCAACTGCGCTGACTCAGGTTTTAAAGCCTACTACTCCAGCAGCGACAACCCAAAACGCAAATACCCCCACTCCCTTGAACTCACTCAAGATAAGGCGGGGAACTTTATTTGTGTGAATACTGCGATGGCCAATAAAGTGGTGGTAGAGGCATTACAACAGCAACGCATCGCCGCCCTCAGTGGCTACAGCGAACTGACAACAGAGGTGAAGTACGGTGCTGAAAATAGCCGTATTGACGTATTACTGAGTCAACCAAGTACAACTGCTGAGCCCGAGCACTGCTATATTGAGGTCAAGTCGGTGACCTTACTTGAAAACCAGCAAGGCTATTTTCCTGACGCACAAACCCAGCGAGGCCAAAAGCACCTTCGTGAACTAATACATATTAAACAACAAGGCCATCGTGCAGTGCTGTTATTCGCGGCTTTGCACACCGGGATTAACAGTGTTAAGCCGGCAGCACACATTGACAGCAAATACGCTCAGTTAATCCAAGAGGCGTTAGCCGCTGGTGTCGAAATAATGGCCTATCGCGCCACCATTGATGACACGCAAGTGATCCTTTCGCAGCAAATTCCGTTTTATAGTGGTTGA
- the pepB gene encoding aminopeptidase PepB: MSDKFIVRLSEEAKPAYLASGAALSFEKDGAVIHLEQDETLKNIQKAARAIAQQGVKQVQLDGELWCTESQWAFYQGFVSPKALDSVVFTDNEQSDLKELEALKNAATWMRQMINGTAEDIYPESLAGKAAEFIQSLAPEHVSYQIIKGDALLEQQWIGIHEVGRGSERPPVLLELDYNPSGNEDAPVSAALVGKGITFDSGGYSIKPSEGMLTMKCDMGGAATVTAGLALAIQRGFDRRVKLYLCCAENLISGHAYKLGDILTYKNGTTVEIVNTDAEGRLVLADGLMAAGESGAELIIDAATLTGAALMAVGQEYNALFGLDKELVSDVQQFASEEFEAAWPLPLEKWHQNNCPSPYADTANSRAQKGGGFGGASNAAGFLSRFVPNEGKGWVHIDLAAAFQNSGTGQWSAGATTLGMRTVARTLQEKA, encoded by the coding sequence ATGTCAGATAAATTTATTGTACGACTCAGCGAAGAAGCAAAGCCGGCTTACCTTGCTTCTGGCGCGGCACTGTCGTTTGAAAAGGACGGTGCTGTTATTCATCTAGAACAAGATGAAACCTTAAAAAACATTCAAAAAGCAGCGCGAGCTATTGCTCAGCAAGGTGTTAAGCAAGTGCAGCTCGACGGCGAGCTATGGTGTACGGAGTCGCAGTGGGCGTTTTATCAGGGCTTTGTATCACCCAAAGCACTAGACAGCGTGGTGTTCACAGACAATGAACAGTCTGATTTAAAGGAACTGGAAGCATTAAAAAATGCCGCCACTTGGATGCGTCAAATGATCAACGGCACAGCCGAAGACATTTACCCTGAAAGCCTTGCCGGCAAAGCGGCCGAGTTTATTCAATCACTGGCGCCGGAGCATGTGAGCTACCAGATCATTAAAGGTGATGCCTTGTTGGAGCAGCAGTGGATAGGTATTCACGAGGTTGGACGTGGTAGTGAGCGTCCACCGGTATTATTGGAGCTTGACTACAACCCAAGTGGAAATGAAGATGCACCAGTTAGCGCAGCCCTAGTCGGTAAAGGTATTACCTTCGATTCTGGTGGTTACTCTATTAAGCCTAGTGAAGGGATGCTAACCATGAAATGTGACATGGGTGGCGCTGCTACTGTGACTGCCGGTTTGGCGCTGGCTATTCAGCGTGGTTTTGACCGTCGCGTTAAGCTTTACCTTTGCTGTGCTGAAAACCTAATTTCTGGTCACGCTTACAAGTTAGGTGATATCTTAACCTATAAAAACGGTACCACGGTGGAGATTGTTAATACCGATGCTGAAGGCCGTTTAGTATTAGCAGATGGTTTAATGGCGGCAGGTGAGTCTGGTGCCGAGTTGATCATTGATGCCGCAACGCTTACCGGTGCCGCATTAATGGCGGTGGGTCAAGAATACAATGCGCTATTTGGCTTAGATAAAGAGTTGGTGTCTGATGTACAGCAATTTGCCAGTGAAGAATTTGAAGCCGCATGGCCGTTACCATTAGAAAAGTGGCACCAAAATAACTGCCCATCACCGTATGCCGATACCGCAAATAGTCGAGCACAAAAAGGTGGTGGCTTTGGTGGTGCTTCCAATGCCGCTGGTTTCTTATCGCGCTTTGTGCCAAATGAAGGCAAAGGCTGGGTACACATCGACTTGGCTGCTGCATTCCAAAACTCAGGCACTGGTCAGTGGTCTGCGGGCGCAACCACACTAGGAATGAGAACAGTGGCGAGAACGCTGCAGGAAAAAGCCTAA
- a CDS encoding CBS domain-containing protein: MKQSVADLMTPDPFAVTASNTLHDAHNLMKEKNVRHIPVINEDGVLVGMLTQKIMIAKVMGIMATYGANALERKEKQTLVQEIMAVDFASVQPQQSLQDVVRFFVDNRHGCMPVVDEEDKLMGILTSSDFVRLAAALLS; the protein is encoded by the coding sequence ATGAAGCAATCCGTTGCCGATTTAATGACTCCCGATCCCTTTGCCGTGACCGCGAGCAATACCCTGCACGATGCCCATAATTTAATGAAGGAAAAGAATGTTCGTCATATTCCGGTGATAAACGAGGACGGCGTTTTAGTAGGCATGTTGACGCAGAAGATTATGATTGCCAAAGTAATGGGGATCATGGCCACCTATGGCGCCAATGCGCTGGAGCGCAAAGAAAAGCAAACACTGGTGCAAGAAATTATGGCGGTAGACTTTGCCAGTGTGCAGCCACAGCAATCATTGCAAGATGTGGTGCGCTTTTTTGTCGATAACCGTCACGGTTGTATGCCCGTGGTTGATGAAGAGGATAAATTAATGGGGATTCTGACGTCTTCTGATTTTGTCCGCTTAGCTGCAGCGTTACTGTCATAG
- a CDS encoding DUF2987 domain-containing protein produces the protein MKPLAHFILAAGLLSQAALAAQRSVDYDEINNVLDIIVNQAQSPYVLSKFQVEVKDPSIKLTDVKLWLEREGQMFAQGEIATDGSITLPILPKEQAEDVKLVINQEKGAVAISVNMDLAPITSQQVSYRELFVLLEDMNKFVDEMAGGLSWFAPNYEELEFTFGEAAKVHFHDANGNKVEFVTNDEFKTHIPLKAQWMKHNPTIEFSALPEAFAPID, from the coding sequence GTGAAACCACTTGCCCATTTTATTTTGGCCGCAGGCCTATTGAGTCAGGCGGCCTTGGCCGCTCAGCGAAGTGTGGACTACGATGAGATTAACAACGTGCTTGATATTATCGTTAACCAGGCACAATCGCCTTATGTCCTGTCTAAGTTCCAAGTTGAAGTAAAAGACCCCAGCATCAAACTCACTGACGTGAAGCTCTGGCTTGAGCGAGAAGGGCAAATGTTTGCTCAAGGAGAAATCGCCACAGACGGTAGCATTACGTTACCTATTTTGCCCAAAGAACAAGCCGAAGATGTGAAGCTCGTTATAAATCAGGAAAAGGGGGCCGTTGCAATAAGCGTAAATATGGATTTAGCGCCGATCACTAGCCAGCAGGTGAGCTACCGCGAGCTATTCGTACTGTTAGAAGATATGAATAAGTTTGTTGATGAAATGGCGGGCGGCTTGTCTTGGTTTGCACCTAACTATGAAGAGTTAGAGTTTACCTTCGGCGAAGCGGCTAAAGTGCACTTTCATGATGCCAACGGCAATAAAGTGGAATTTGTTACCAATGATGAGTTTAAAACCCACATCCCCTTAAAAGCACAATGGATGAAACACAATCCTACCATCGAGTTTAGCGCTTTACCTGAAGCCTTTGCTCCTATCGACTAA
- a CDS encoding divergent polysaccharide deacetylase family protein: MSSAATAAQLAIVIDDVGNHQRDLALLRLPQEVSFSILPHTPFSQQFAFAASQQQRELLLHVPMQAEDKSKKLGPGALTTTMEKWQLQMTLGNALSTLPQVKGVNNHMGSELTAQIEPMKWTMEILKKRGLYFLDSRTTSQSQAQHAANLYGVKNIARQVFLDNDVSEAALEMQWQHTLQLLAKQRHVVVIAHPYPETLAFLQRKLAEFERQPGQLVTLSKLVEQKYIRLAKLAEQQPSIASRVSLQN, translated from the coding sequence ATTTCATCGGCAGCGACAGCAGCACAACTCGCTATCGTCATTGATGATGTTGGTAATCATCAACGTGACCTTGCATTACTTCGGCTTCCTCAAGAGGTCTCTTTTTCGATCTTGCCGCACACCCCTTTTTCGCAACAGTTTGCCTTTGCTGCCAGTCAACAACAGCGGGAATTATTATTACACGTCCCCATGCAGGCCGAAGACAAGAGTAAAAAGCTGGGTCCAGGTGCGTTAACCACCACCATGGAAAAGTGGCAATTACAAATGACCTTAGGCAATGCTTTGTCCACTTTGCCGCAAGTTAAAGGCGTTAACAACCACATGGGCTCAGAGCTAACAGCACAAATAGAGCCAATGAAGTGGACCATGGAAATTTTAAAAAAACGCGGGCTCTACTTTTTAGATAGCCGCACCACCAGCCAAAGCCAAGCGCAACATGCTGCAAACCTCTATGGCGTGAAGAATATTGCACGACAAGTGTTTCTCGATAATGATGTCTCAGAAGCGGCGCTGGAGATGCAGTGGCAGCACACCCTGCAACTGCTAGCCAAACAGCGCCATGTGGTGGTTATCGCTCACCCCTACCCTGAAACCTTAGCTTTTTTACAGCGCAAACTGGCAGAATTCGAGCGCCAACCAGGGCAGTTGGTGACGCTCTCAAAGTTGGTTGAACAAAAATACATTCGCTTAGCCAAGTTAGCAGAGCAACAGCCCAGTATTGCCAGCAGGGTTAGCTTACAAAACTAG
- a CDS encoding S41 family peptidase, which yields MNKHHRFYTLAARYLAVLVFLLLLCFSALTHAQTNKLSAQQVDEILYHIHTYYVEDVPLSRFNVNNVDHLFEQLDPYSKYLDEQELESIFSAANGRYTGLGIEVEERENFVVILATIPNSPAANSGIKAGDKIKSINGHNVENKTISDVSALLRAAQKRQIVMTVVREQTEVQLHLQRREITLESVASTLLPEGTGYISVNSFNHHTFHDVARHINQLESQLGTTLNKLVIDLRDNPGGTLSSAVAISDLFLDSGTIVTTKGRFYDANQAYVAQQGDILNGAPILVLINHNSASAAEILAAALKDNKRALVVGLTSYGKGSVQSLIPIGNGTTALKLTTARYFTPAGSSIEGKGVEPDVHFSKQTLSLVDKSAIITGEESNKTTGIEQLASHWPKALALVQSQ from the coding sequence ATGAATAAACATCACCGCTTTTACACCTTGGCAGCACGCTATCTTGCCGTGCTGGTGTTTTTGCTATTACTTTGTTTTAGCGCCCTAACGCACGCCCAAACCAATAAACTTTCAGCACAACAAGTGGATGAAATTCTCTATCATATTCACACTTATTATGTCGAAGACGTGCCCCTGAGCCGCTTTAATGTCAACAATGTCGACCACCTCTTTGAACAACTAGACCCTTACTCAAAATACCTTGATGAGCAAGAACTAGAGTCGATTTTCAGTGCCGCTAATGGTCGCTACACCGGCTTGGGTATTGAAGTGGAAGAACGTGAAAACTTTGTGGTTATCTTAGCTACTATCCCTAACTCACCAGCGGCAAACAGTGGCATCAAAGCCGGCGACAAAATTAAATCCATCAACGGGCACAATGTCGAAAACAAAACCATTTCAGATGTATCGGCCTTGTTGCGAGCGGCGCAAAAGCGGCAAATTGTTATGACTGTGGTAAGAGAGCAAACAGAAGTTCAGCTGCACTTACAACGCCGTGAAATTACCTTGGAAAGCGTTGCCAGCACGCTACTGCCTGAGGGAACAGGCTACATTAGTGTTAATAGCTTTAACCACCATACTTTTCACGATGTCGCCAGACACATCAACCAACTTGAAAGCCAGCTAGGTACCACGCTAAATAAGTTAGTGATTGACTTACGCGATAACCCTGGCGGTACGCTAAGCAGCGCCGTTGCCATTTCAGACTTGTTTTTAGACAGCGGCACCATAGTGACCACCAAAGGACGATTCTATGATGCCAACCAAGCGTATGTCGCTCAGCAAGGCGACATTTTAAATGGCGCGCCCATTTTAGTGTTGATCAATCATAATTCGGCTTCCGCCGCAGAAATCTTAGCCGCAGCGTTAAAAGATAATAAGCGCGCTTTAGTCGTTGGCCTGACTTCTTATGGTAAGGGCTCAGTGCAGTCGCTTATCCCAATTGGCAATGGCACCACCGCCCTAAAACTCACCACTGCTCGCTACTTTACCCCTGCCGGCAGCTCCATTGAGGGCAAAGGCGTAGAGCCAGACGTACACTTTAGCAAACAAACGCTTTCCCTTGTCGATAAAAGCGCTATAATAACTGGTGAAGAATCAAACAAAACAACAGGAATTGAACAGCTTGCCTCACATTGGCCAAAGGCCTTGGCGCTAGTTCAATCACAATAA